Proteins encoded by one window of Lathyrus oleraceus cultivar Zhongwan6 chromosome 1, CAAS_Psat_ZW6_1.0, whole genome shotgun sequence:
- the LOC127119144 gene encoding protein RST1 isoform X2 codes for MSSPFEEILFLLPCVSLMSSPSKYVKALATDLILILEKLLVKMLVAPRHKPIIDEETHYLSTPGIIVLRLLRQLWYQDGESSSRISLLNLALKGMHESEIMHDKPLSWASHLRGFCLSIVERRKSTLPLLLPQELFLTETPFLSAVLSVLLIHPSMGAAAVDSLSSIAIMDPKLGVPLLLAIMFYSNIFTRNDIICHDMLLKIFEMLPSLASHSAMTPLVVQTILPMLNKDAKNSLYAVGTRLLCRTWEINDRAFGSLQGVLLPKGFTDFTSDRAICISLAASIRDVCHKSPDRGVDLILTVSSCIECQDPIVKALGLQSLVHLCEADVIDFYTAWDVIAKHVQGYKEDPIIAHSTCLLLRWGAMDAEAYPEASKGVMLTLWDLVTSSHGTKWEKTKIAALEALIQYEVPQLEKIIPDFKKMNLELFFSETSPMVLKVMGDFHVKIITYEHINRRRLVKGKRVAGSKIEKLMDVFPQAIFSSGKINEAIELPGAALLCFSFTPKNMSELQASKRPRYVHAAYENALKEISASLHLSRNILLALMSLQSWKDFMRRWVKAYIMSYDAKAQLSVLDKTSKAASDILKSMTVIADEAIPRAAENIALAIGALCVVLPPSVHTVKSAASNFLLEWLLQHEHEHRQWSAAISLGLISSCLHVTDHKERYHNITGLLEVLFVSKSSLVKGACGVGLGFLCQDLVTRVEAADDSTVKKETEKVPESKLLGRIVGALATMIQQRTKCSLDALDSLCSTFPLGYDVHADIFQSSSEDNEDLEEDIWGVAGLVLGLATSISALYRAGDIETVIKIKKLIISWLPYMNSLFQSSDLQRGKSDFVLALGSCIALPTVVTFCQRMELMDDNELDHIALGFKKFISELISVKESGVLHHSLLMASCIGAGTVISCILNEGVHSVEVECVKCLLELFRKCYSNPFPFLVHLGGMLGVVTAMGAGTGILVYMNFPNYTRQSTYQEDSSSVTTPLLSSSVCEPYLTSLVQEMFLVAQNPDNHQLQQFASWALAFLRHHLWSKELLGADGDGNVTETNSKPVSHNFPEDSVVFKLSLWLMEFKNTEQGSTIHAGTIVAILGCLSRAPRLPSMDWGAVIRRCMRYEAKVTDSIATDSVCKKGTLREECVLFAIAHANQFDSLLTFLDELSDFSRFKTLEINLQCCLLNHLADLVKVYSSSRLEKLFGDVGYHLSSLNSYKEYDTYKKCLLRLSCWKGLYECLNEVSVDTSSHISHAERCMEVLFTLLPVVKSSGSVMSGDTSSVEEWSEAVRCLGKAPQGWLLDFLKVSQEEFVQSSCKSFEVQKKVHAKIKIVKTGSLPLIELGKMKSYILSSKSQGIWDVLLEVAAVLYHAEIGFKRQWLIDALEISCVSSFPSTALQFIGLLSATCCKYMPFINVDQQTVLNDLPVTLVSLLADKSWNVVAETVVSHLFSSTERIYDWTMHIADSSYVEGSQTIDESENHMVGDFLLQVMHHTCVLLKEYLPLDKQLKLAGMVVA; via the exons ATGTCCTCTCCATTTGAAGAGATTTTGTTTCTACTTCCCTGTGTCAGCCTCATGTCATCTCCTTCTAAATATGTGAAAGCACTGGCTACTGATTTGATTCTCATCTTGGAGAAGCTCCTTGTCAAGATGTTGGTGGCACCAAGACATAAACCAATCATTGATGAGGAAACTCATTATCTTAGCACACCAGGAATTATAGTTTTGAGACTTTTGCGACAACTGTGGTATCAG GATGGAGAATCTTCTTCTAGGATTTCCCTTCTGAATCTGGCTTTAAAGGGCATGCATGAAAGTGAAATAATGCATGACAAACCACTATCTTGGGCTTCTCATCTAAGAGGGTTCTGTTTGTCAATTGTTGAGCGTAGGAAATCTACATTGCCTCTCTTGCTTCCTCAAGAATTATTCTTAACTG AGACGCCCTTCCTCAGTGCTGTTCTCAGTGTTTTGTTGATACATCCATCGATGGGGGCTGCTGCTGTTGACTCTCTGTCTTCCATTGCCATTATGGATCCCAAACTAGGAGTTCCTTTGTTGCTAGCAATTATGTTCTATAGTAATATATTCACAAGAAATGATATCATTTGCCATGATATGCTG CTAAAAATCTTTGAGATGCTGCCATCACTTGCTTCGCACTCAGCAATGACTCCACTTGTAGTTCAAACTATCTTGCCAATGCTTAACAAAGATGCAAAAAA CTCATTGTATGCTGTGGGAACTCGATTGCTGTGTCGAACATGGGAGATCAATGATAGAGCCTTTGGAAGTTTACAA GGTGTCTTGCTCCCAAAAGGTTTCACTGATTTCACATCAGACAGAGCTATCTGTATCAGTTTGGCTGCTTCCATTCGAGATGTTTGCCATAAAAGCCCTGATAGGGGTGTTGATCTTATCTTGACTGTTTCG TCTTGCATTGAGTGTCAAGATCCTATAGTTAAAGCTCTAGGCTTGCAAAGCCTTGTCCACCTTTGTGAAGCAGATGTGATCG ATTTTTACACTGCATGGGATGTCATTGCAAAGCACGTGCAAGGTTACAAAGAGGATCCTATTATTGCACATAG CACTTGCCTTCTGCTAAGGTGGGGTGCAATGGACGCAGAAGCATATCCAGAAGCATCAAAGGGTGTGATGTTAACTCTCTGGGATTTAGTTACCTCTAGCCATGGGACAAAGTGGGAAAAAACTAAAATTGCAGCCCTGGAGGCACTTATTCAATATGAA GTGCCACAGCTTGAAAAAATTATTCCAGATTTTAAGAAAATGAATTTGGAGCTATTCTTTTCTGAGACAAGTCCCATGGTACTCAAGGTTATGGGGGATTTTCATGTCAAGATTATAACATATGAACACAT CAATCGTCGAAGGTTAGTCAAGGGGAAAAGAGTTGCAGGAAGTAAAATTGAAAAGTTGATGGATGTATTTCCACAAGCTATATTCTCTTCTG GAAAGATAAATGAGGCTATAGAATTACCTGGTGCAGCTTTATTGTGTTTTTCTTTCACTCCTAAAAACATGAGTGAACTTCAGGCATCAAAA AGGCCAAGATATGTACACGCTGCTTATGAGAATGCTCTCAAGGAAATATCTGCTTCTCTTCACCTTTCAAGAAATATCTTGCTTGCGCTTATGTCATTGCAATCATGGAAAGACTTCATGCGACGTTGGGTGAAGGCTTACATTATGTCTTATGATGCTAAGGCACAACTGAGTGTCCTAGATAAAACTTCTAAAGCTGCTAGCGATATTTTGAAG AGTATGACAGTAATAGCAGATGAGGCTATACCTAGAGCTGCCGAAAATATCGCACTGGCCATTGGTGCACTTTGTGTG GTTTTGCCTCCATCTGTTCACACTGTTAAATCCGCTGCTTCAAATTTTCTTTTGGAGTGGTTGCTCCAACATGAACATGAACATCGTCAATGGTCTGCTGCAATTTCTCTTGGATTGATCTCAAGTTGCCTTCATGTAACCGATCATAAAGAAAGATATCATAACATCACAGGACTTCTTGAG GTACTTTTTGTTAGCAAAAGTTCCCTTGTTAAAGGTGCATGTGGTGTTGGATTGGGGTTTTTGTGCCAAGATCTTGTTACCAGAGTTGAAGCTGCTGATGACTCTACTGTCAAAAAGGAAACAGAAAAGGTTCCAGAATCCAAGTTACTAGGAAGAATTGTCGGGGCCCTAGCTACAATGATACAACAGAGAACCAAATGCTCTTTAGATGCTTTGGATAGTTTATGTTCAACCTTTCCACTTGGTTATGATGTGCATGCTGACATATTTCAATCGTCCTCCGAGGACAATGAAGACTTGGAAGAAGATATATGGGGTGTTGCTGGACTTGTTCTTGGTTTGGCTACCTCTATAAGTGCATTATACAGAGCTGGAGACATAGAGACTGTTATCAAGATAAAAAAATTGATAATATCATGGCTTCCTTACATGAATTCCCTATTTCAAAGCTCTGATTTGCAAAGGGGAAAATCTGATTTTGTTTTGGCATTGGGATCTTGTATTGCACTTCCCACAGTAGTGACTTTTTGCCAAAGAATGGAACTGATGGATGATAATGAGTTGGACCATATTGCGCTTGGCTTTAAAAAGTTTATTTCTGAGTTAATATCTGTGAAAGAGTCTGGTGTTTTGCACCATAGTTTACTGATGGCGTCGTGCATTGGAGCAGGGACAGTAATTTCGTGTATACTGAATGAAGGTGTTCACTCTGTTGAAGTTGAGTGTGTTAAATGTTTACTTGAACTATTCAGGAAATGCTATTCCAATCCTTTCCCTTTTCTTGTTCATCTTGGTGGTATGCTGGGAGTAGTTACTGCTATGGGAGCTGGTACAGGGATTTTGGTCTATATGAATTTTCCAAATTACACCAGGCAATCTACTTATCAGGAG GATTCTTCTTCTGTCACGACTCCCCTCCTTTCAAGCTCTGTCTGTGAGCCATATTTGACATCATTGGTGCAAGAAATGTTTCTTGTGGCACAGAATCCCGATAATCATCAGCTACAACAGTTTGCTTCTTGGGCACTCGCCTTCCTTCGACATCATTTATGGTCCAAGGAACTTTTGGGGGCTGATGGTGATGGTAATGTGACTGAAACTAATTCAAAACCCGTCTCTCATAATTTTCCCGAGGACAGTGTGGTTTTTAAACTTAGTTTGTGGCTTATGGAGTTCAAAAACACTGAG CAAGGTAGTACTATACATGCTGGTACAATTGTTGCTATATTAGGGTGCCTTTCAAGAGCTCCCAGGTTACCAAGCATGGATTGGGGGGCAGTTATTAGGCGTTGTATGAGATATGAGGCCAAGGTTACTGATTCCATAGCAACAGATTCTGTTTGTAAGAAAGGAACTCTAAGGGAGGAGTGCGTGCTGTTTGCAATAGCTCATGCAAACCAATTTGATTCACTGCTAACTTTTCTTGACGAGCTGTCCGACTTTTCTCGGTTTAAGACACTAGAAATAAATCTGCAGTGCTGTCTGCTAAATCATCTAGCAGACCTTGTAAAAGTATATTCAAGCTCCAGGCTTGAGAAGCTATTTGGCGATGTGGGTTATCACTTGTCTTCATTGAATTCATACAAAGAGTATGACACCTACAAAAAATGCTTGTTGCGCCTTTCATGCTGGAAGGGTCTCTATGAGTGCCTAAATGAAGTTTCTGTGGACACTTCGAGCCACATATCACATGCTGAGAGATGCATGGAGGTTCTATTTACCTTATTACCAGTTGTGAAATCTTCTGGCAGTGTAATGTCAGGGGACACAAGTTCTGTAGAGGAATGGTCTGAGGCTGTAAGATGCTTAGGGAAGGCTCCACAGGGTTGGCTATTGGATTTCCTGAAG GTTTCACAAGAGGAGTTTGTTCAGAGTTCATGCAAATCTTTTGAAGTCCAAAAGAAGGTTCATGCTAAAATCAAGATTGTGAAAACCGGTTCTCTTCCTCTAATTGAACTAGGAAAAATGAAATCTTACATATTGAGCTCCAAATCACAAG GAATCTGGGATGTTCTCTTGGAAGTTGCGGCTGTTTTGTATCATGCAGAGATAGGTTTTAAAAGGCAGTGGCTTATTGATGCTCTTGAAATTAGCTGTGTGTCCAGTTTTCCTTCTACG GCACTGCAGTTTATTGGTCTGCTATCGGCTACCTGCTGCAAATACATGCCTTTTATAAATGTTGACCAACAAACGGTACTGAATGATCTACCAGTCACACTTGTGTCTCTTCTAGCAGATAAAAGCTGGAATGTTGTTGCAGAAACTGTTGTTTCCCATCTCTTTTCATCGACAGAACGCATATATGATTGGACAATGCACATAGCAGACAGCTCTTATGTTGAAGGTTCACAAACCATTGATGAAAGTGAGAATCATATGGTGGGGGATTTTCTACTGCAAGTGATGCATCATACATGTGTGTTATTAAAAGAGTACTTGCCATTAGATAAGCAGCTTAAGCTTGCAGGCATGGTTGTTGCTTGA
- the LOC127119144 gene encoding protein RST1 isoform X1, which produces MESYAPLLEKTRIPQPALQKLAVISIFSKLRSSPNHLNSESEPGKRAISQCLTSSSPNVVDESVRQLCRLVTDGVVSVTNGLLELQSAVEGSDPKFVPVFVKGLGFLVRFGFQKNNGGWKFASVLTHPFVMMLSCRVEVQSELLQQVLLFMLQNKHLGMVQVCEFVKPLLDFSIIRLLGSESPSSSFGLQLVSSMASFCCSCPSESMPVLKLLMGCLKYLPHETSEDYMKLVFVVEHMVEAYIVVLKSMAGEKLLIAEVQLRAVEFLGTVLSLLTCLQWHSGGHEPIIELSRRLFSVQKDLGLQWEPGLSTTMASLFTILVQSELEHEQISISKLLLLILKWKYDKDDAIAKNMSSPFEEILFLLPCVSLMSSPSKYVKALATDLILILEKLLVKMLVAPRHKPIIDEETHYLSTPGIIVLRLLRQLWYQDGESSSRISLLNLALKGMHESEIMHDKPLSWASHLRGFCLSIVERRKSTLPLLLPQELFLTETPFLSAVLSVLLIHPSMGAAAVDSLSSIAIMDPKLGVPLLLAIMFYSNIFTRNDIICHDMLLKIFEMLPSLASHSAMTPLVVQTILPMLNKDAKNSLYAVGTRLLCRTWEINDRAFGSLQGVLLPKGFTDFTSDRAICISLAASIRDVCHKSPDRGVDLILTVSSCIECQDPIVKALGLQSLVHLCEADVIDFYTAWDVIAKHVQGYKEDPIIAHSTCLLLRWGAMDAEAYPEASKGVMLTLWDLVTSSHGTKWEKTKIAALEALIQYEVPQLEKIIPDFKKMNLELFFSETSPMVLKVMGDFHVKIITYEHINRRRLVKGKRVAGSKIEKLMDVFPQAIFSSGKINEAIELPGAALLCFSFTPKNMSELQASKRPRYVHAAYENALKEISASLHLSRNILLALMSLQSWKDFMRRWVKAYIMSYDAKAQLSVLDKTSKAASDILKSMTVIADEAIPRAAENIALAIGALCVVLPPSVHTVKSAASNFLLEWLLQHEHEHRQWSAAISLGLISSCLHVTDHKERYHNITGLLEVLFVSKSSLVKGACGVGLGFLCQDLVTRVEAADDSTVKKETEKVPESKLLGRIVGALATMIQQRTKCSLDALDSLCSTFPLGYDVHADIFQSSSEDNEDLEEDIWGVAGLVLGLATSISALYRAGDIETVIKIKKLIISWLPYMNSLFQSSDLQRGKSDFVLALGSCIALPTVVTFCQRMELMDDNELDHIALGFKKFISELISVKESGVLHHSLLMASCIGAGTVISCILNEGVHSVEVECVKCLLELFRKCYSNPFPFLVHLGGMLGVVTAMGAGTGILVYMNFPNYTRQSTYQEDSSSVTTPLLSSSVCEPYLTSLVQEMFLVAQNPDNHQLQQFASWALAFLRHHLWSKELLGADGDGNVTETNSKPVSHNFPEDSVVFKLSLWLMEFKNTEQGSTIHAGTIVAILGCLSRAPRLPSMDWGAVIRRCMRYEAKVTDSIATDSVCKKGTLREECVLFAIAHANQFDSLLTFLDELSDFSRFKTLEINLQCCLLNHLADLVKVYSSSRLEKLFGDVGYHLSSLNSYKEYDTYKKCLLRLSCWKGLYECLNEVSVDTSSHISHAERCMEVLFTLLPVVKSSGSVMSGDTSSVEEWSEAVRCLGKAPQGWLLDFLKVSQEEFVQSSCKSFEVQKKVHAKIKIVKTGSLPLIELGKMKSYILSSKSQGIWDVLLEVAAVLYHAEIGFKRQWLIDALEISCVSSFPSTALQFIGLLSATCCKYMPFINVDQQTVLNDLPVTLVSLLADKSWNVVAETVVSHLFSSTERIYDWTMHIADSSYVEGSQTIDESENHMVGDFLLQVMHHTCVLLKEYLPLDKQLKLAGMVVA; this is translated from the exons ATGGAGTCTTACGCTCCTCTTCTAGAAAAAACTCGAATCCCTCAACCCGCTCTTCAAAAACTCGCTGTTATTTCAATCTTCTCCAAGCTTCGATCATCGCCGAATCATCTCAATTCAGAATCCGAACCTGGAAAACGCGCTATTTCTCAATGCCTCACTTCATCTTCCCCCAATGTTGTCGATGAATCTGTTCGTCAATTGTGTCGTCTTGTTACTGACGGTGTTGTTTCTGTTACTAATGGATTGTTGGAGCTTCAATCTGCGGTTGAAGGATCCGACCCGAAGTTTGTGCCCGTTTTTGTTAAGGGTTTAGGGTTTCTTGTTCGGTTTGGTTTTCAGAAGAACAATGGTGGTTGGAAGTTTGCTTCGGTTCTTACTCATCCTTTTGTTATG ATGTTGTCCTGCCGGGTGGAAGTTCAGTCTGAACTCCTGCAGCAAGTGTTGCTGTTTATGTTACAGAATAAGCATCTGGGTATGGTACAAGTTTGTGAGTTTGTAAAGCCCTTGCTGGATTTTTCGATCATAAGATTGTTAGGTTCAGAGTCACCCTCTTCTTCATTTGGATTGCAACTCGTATCGTCTATGGCATCATTCTGTTGCTCGTGTCCGAGTGAGTCCATGCCTGTTCTTAAGCTGCTAATGGGGTGCCTTAAGTATCTTCCACACGAGACCTCTGAA GACTATATGAAATTAGTATTTGTTGTAGAACATATGGTGGAGGCGTATATAGTGGTACTTAAGTCTATGGCCGGAGAGAAATTG CTGATTGCCGAGGTTCAACTACGCGCTGTTGAATTCCTGGGAACAGTTCTGTCTCTGTTGACATGTCTTCAGTGGCACTCTGGTGGTCATGAGCCCATAATTGAACTCTCAAGGCGGTTGTTTTCTGTTCAGAAAGATCTCGGTTTGCAATGGGAGCCTGGTCTGTCAACGACCATGGCGTCATTATTTACAATCCTTGTTCAATCGGAACTTGAGCATGAACAAATTTCTATATCTAAACTCCTCCTCTTAATCCTGAAGTGGAAATACGACAAGG ATGATGCTATTGCCAAAAATATGTCCTCTCCATTTGAAGAGATTTTGTTTCTACTTCCCTGTGTCAGCCTCATGTCATCTCCTTCTAAATATGTGAAAGCACTGGCTACTGATTTGATTCTCATCTTGGAGAAGCTCCTTGTCAAGATGTTGGTGGCACCAAGACATAAACCAATCATTGATGAGGAAACTCATTATCTTAGCACACCAGGAATTATAGTTTTGAGACTTTTGCGACAACTGTGGTATCAG GATGGAGAATCTTCTTCTAGGATTTCCCTTCTGAATCTGGCTTTAAAGGGCATGCATGAAAGTGAAATAATGCATGACAAACCACTATCTTGGGCTTCTCATCTAAGAGGGTTCTGTTTGTCAATTGTTGAGCGTAGGAAATCTACATTGCCTCTCTTGCTTCCTCAAGAATTATTCTTAACTG AGACGCCCTTCCTCAGTGCTGTTCTCAGTGTTTTGTTGATACATCCATCGATGGGGGCTGCTGCTGTTGACTCTCTGTCTTCCATTGCCATTATGGATCCCAAACTAGGAGTTCCTTTGTTGCTAGCAATTATGTTCTATAGTAATATATTCACAAGAAATGATATCATTTGCCATGATATGCTG CTAAAAATCTTTGAGATGCTGCCATCACTTGCTTCGCACTCAGCAATGACTCCACTTGTAGTTCAAACTATCTTGCCAATGCTTAACAAAGATGCAAAAAA CTCATTGTATGCTGTGGGAACTCGATTGCTGTGTCGAACATGGGAGATCAATGATAGAGCCTTTGGAAGTTTACAA GGTGTCTTGCTCCCAAAAGGTTTCACTGATTTCACATCAGACAGAGCTATCTGTATCAGTTTGGCTGCTTCCATTCGAGATGTTTGCCATAAAAGCCCTGATAGGGGTGTTGATCTTATCTTGACTGTTTCG TCTTGCATTGAGTGTCAAGATCCTATAGTTAAAGCTCTAGGCTTGCAAAGCCTTGTCCACCTTTGTGAAGCAGATGTGATCG ATTTTTACACTGCATGGGATGTCATTGCAAAGCACGTGCAAGGTTACAAAGAGGATCCTATTATTGCACATAG CACTTGCCTTCTGCTAAGGTGGGGTGCAATGGACGCAGAAGCATATCCAGAAGCATCAAAGGGTGTGATGTTAACTCTCTGGGATTTAGTTACCTCTAGCCATGGGACAAAGTGGGAAAAAACTAAAATTGCAGCCCTGGAGGCACTTATTCAATATGAA GTGCCACAGCTTGAAAAAATTATTCCAGATTTTAAGAAAATGAATTTGGAGCTATTCTTTTCTGAGACAAGTCCCATGGTACTCAAGGTTATGGGGGATTTTCATGTCAAGATTATAACATATGAACACAT CAATCGTCGAAGGTTAGTCAAGGGGAAAAGAGTTGCAGGAAGTAAAATTGAAAAGTTGATGGATGTATTTCCACAAGCTATATTCTCTTCTG GAAAGATAAATGAGGCTATAGAATTACCTGGTGCAGCTTTATTGTGTTTTTCTTTCACTCCTAAAAACATGAGTGAACTTCAGGCATCAAAA AGGCCAAGATATGTACACGCTGCTTATGAGAATGCTCTCAAGGAAATATCTGCTTCTCTTCACCTTTCAAGAAATATCTTGCTTGCGCTTATGTCATTGCAATCATGGAAAGACTTCATGCGACGTTGGGTGAAGGCTTACATTATGTCTTATGATGCTAAGGCACAACTGAGTGTCCTAGATAAAACTTCTAAAGCTGCTAGCGATATTTTGAAG AGTATGACAGTAATAGCAGATGAGGCTATACCTAGAGCTGCCGAAAATATCGCACTGGCCATTGGTGCACTTTGTGTG GTTTTGCCTCCATCTGTTCACACTGTTAAATCCGCTGCTTCAAATTTTCTTTTGGAGTGGTTGCTCCAACATGAACATGAACATCGTCAATGGTCTGCTGCAATTTCTCTTGGATTGATCTCAAGTTGCCTTCATGTAACCGATCATAAAGAAAGATATCATAACATCACAGGACTTCTTGAG GTACTTTTTGTTAGCAAAAGTTCCCTTGTTAAAGGTGCATGTGGTGTTGGATTGGGGTTTTTGTGCCAAGATCTTGTTACCAGAGTTGAAGCTGCTGATGACTCTACTGTCAAAAAGGAAACAGAAAAGGTTCCAGAATCCAAGTTACTAGGAAGAATTGTCGGGGCCCTAGCTACAATGATACAACAGAGAACCAAATGCTCTTTAGATGCTTTGGATAGTTTATGTTCAACCTTTCCACTTGGTTATGATGTGCATGCTGACATATTTCAATCGTCCTCCGAGGACAATGAAGACTTGGAAGAAGATATATGGGGTGTTGCTGGACTTGTTCTTGGTTTGGCTACCTCTATAAGTGCATTATACAGAGCTGGAGACATAGAGACTGTTATCAAGATAAAAAAATTGATAATATCATGGCTTCCTTACATGAATTCCCTATTTCAAAGCTCTGATTTGCAAAGGGGAAAATCTGATTTTGTTTTGGCATTGGGATCTTGTATTGCACTTCCCACAGTAGTGACTTTTTGCCAAAGAATGGAACTGATGGATGATAATGAGTTGGACCATATTGCGCTTGGCTTTAAAAAGTTTATTTCTGAGTTAATATCTGTGAAAGAGTCTGGTGTTTTGCACCATAGTTTACTGATGGCGTCGTGCATTGGAGCAGGGACAGTAATTTCGTGTATACTGAATGAAGGTGTTCACTCTGTTGAAGTTGAGTGTGTTAAATGTTTACTTGAACTATTCAGGAAATGCTATTCCAATCCTTTCCCTTTTCTTGTTCATCTTGGTGGTATGCTGGGAGTAGTTACTGCTATGGGAGCTGGTACAGGGATTTTGGTCTATATGAATTTTCCAAATTACACCAGGCAATCTACTTATCAGGAG GATTCTTCTTCTGTCACGACTCCCCTCCTTTCAAGCTCTGTCTGTGAGCCATATTTGACATCATTGGTGCAAGAAATGTTTCTTGTGGCACAGAATCCCGATAATCATCAGCTACAACAGTTTGCTTCTTGGGCACTCGCCTTCCTTCGACATCATTTATGGTCCAAGGAACTTTTGGGGGCTGATGGTGATGGTAATGTGACTGAAACTAATTCAAAACCCGTCTCTCATAATTTTCCCGAGGACAGTGTGGTTTTTAAACTTAGTTTGTGGCTTATGGAGTTCAAAAACACTGAG CAAGGTAGTACTATACATGCTGGTACAATTGTTGCTATATTAGGGTGCCTTTCAAGAGCTCCCAGGTTACCAAGCATGGATTGGGGGGCAGTTATTAGGCGTTGTATGAGATATGAGGCCAAGGTTACTGATTCCATAGCAACAGATTCTGTTTGTAAGAAAGGAACTCTAAGGGAGGAGTGCGTGCTGTTTGCAATAGCTCATGCAAACCAATTTGATTCACTGCTAACTTTTCTTGACGAGCTGTCCGACTTTTCTCGGTTTAAGACACTAGAAATAAATCTGCAGTGCTGTCTGCTAAATCATCTAGCAGACCTTGTAAAAGTATATTCAAGCTCCAGGCTTGAGAAGCTATTTGGCGATGTGGGTTATCACTTGTCTTCATTGAATTCATACAAAGAGTATGACACCTACAAAAAATGCTTGTTGCGCCTTTCATGCTGGAAGGGTCTCTATGAGTGCCTAAATGAAGTTTCTGTGGACACTTCGAGCCACATATCACATGCTGAGAGATGCATGGAGGTTCTATTTACCTTATTACCAGTTGTGAAATCTTCTGGCAGTGTAATGTCAGGGGACACAAGTTCTGTAGAGGAATGGTCTGAGGCTGTAAGATGCTTAGGGAAGGCTCCACAGGGTTGGCTATTGGATTTCCTGAAG GTTTCACAAGAGGAGTTTGTTCAGAGTTCATGCAAATCTTTTGAAGTCCAAAAGAAGGTTCATGCTAAAATCAAGATTGTGAAAACCGGTTCTCTTCCTCTAATTGAACTAGGAAAAATGAAATCTTACATATTGAGCTCCAAATCACAAG GAATCTGGGATGTTCTCTTGGAAGTTGCGGCTGTTTTGTATCATGCAGAGATAGGTTTTAAAAGGCAGTGGCTTATTGATGCTCTTGAAATTAGCTGTGTGTCCAGTTTTCCTTCTACG GCACTGCAGTTTATTGGTCTGCTATCGGCTACCTGCTGCAAATACATGCCTTTTATAAATGTTGACCAACAAACGGTACTGAATGATCTACCAGTCACACTTGTGTCTCTTCTAGCAGATAAAAGCTGGAATGTTGTTGCAGAAACTGTTGTTTCCCATCTCTTTTCATCGACAGAACGCATATATGATTGGACAATGCACATAGCAGACAGCTCTTATGTTGAAGGTTCACAAACCATTGATGAAAGTGAGAATCATATGGTGGGGGATTTTCTACTGCAAGTGATGCATCATACATGTGTGTTATTAAAAGAGTACTTGCCATTAGATAAGCAGCTTAAGCTTGCAGGCATGGTTGTTGCTTGA